The stretch of DNA ATGATTCAACTAACCCTTTAGGATCAATTAGAAACGTTCGAATGATGGATGGGTAAAGACTCTTAAAATCTAACACCAAAATATGTCGATACAAGCCAGGAACGGAGTCCATCACATAGCCACCGGGGCTCTCAATGCCATCGCTGGCGGGTGCACTCGGAGCGATGTAACCACTTCGGTGCAAGTGCGGTAAATACAAATTCATAAATGCAGCAACCGATGCTCCCACACGTCCAAGCTCAAGCCCCGTCAACTTTGCCCGCTCTATCGCAAATTCAAACAGCTGTGTTTTTTCAAATATATCCCAGACTAGACGACTATCAGTGAGGTTGTAGTGTGCCAACGCGGGCTTGTCGTTGGCAAACAGATCATTAATTTCATCCATTCTGTTACCCACATTGTCGATAGCTTTGCCTTCATCCAACAATGCTCTCGACACAAACTCAAGTGAATAACGATCAAACTGATAAAATGCCGCTTTCAACCAATCAATACCATCGAGTACCACTCTTCCTGGTAATCGCAGTGTCTCTGGCCTATATTTATCATCAACTTTCCAGCTCAAATTTTGGTTGCTGCGCCCAATAGTAAGCGGAATACCATGGTGTTTCGCGCGCCGATATAATAGGGCTAAATCAAAAGTCACCACCGCCCAACCAATGATAATGTCGGGGTCGTAATCTGCAAACCAAGCAATCAACTGGTGAATGAGTGCAGGTTCGTTTTCAACCCACTGAATATAATCAACCTCAACCGGTTGTGGCGCGCCAACCATAATGACTTTTTCAAACACCACACCCGTTTCTGTCTGACCGTATAAACCAACAGAATAGAGTTCCCCACTAAAACTGCATTCAAAATCGAATGAAATGGCTTTAAGCGATTGTACAGCCTCTGCTCGTCTGGCTTTATTAGCGATAAAACGTGGCTGGGCTCCCTGTACAGCAGGTTCGAAATGACCACTAAATTCAGCATCAAGAGCAATAAAGCGTTCGATTAAAAATCGATGTTCAGCTTTAATATCACTTTCAAAGAGTTCAATACCTTGGTCTTTCGCAATCCGTATTAGGTTGCGCTGATGTCTCAGATCTCGGGTATACAGCGCAGTGACGTCTTCATGCTGGAAACTTTTAAGCGTTAGCCGCTTACGACGAATGTGCTTTAACTCTTGATGTTGATTAATAATATTTTCATCAATCGTACGAATAAAACACACATGTTCTTGCTGTGGAAGCTCAACGGTCACCGGCCCAGATTGTGTGGCAATAAAGTACTGTAGGCACAGTCCATCTTGCCGATGTATTGCATGGCGGGTTAGCACTCGCCCCTTTATTGTCTGAAGCACATTGGTTGTTGAGGTCATGGCTGTTTACTCAAATAAATTCACGAATAATCACTTAACACTTCTTAGGCTATGTAATCACTGTTATTATGTACAGCATTATTTACTGGACCAGTGCATTCATGTTATCCGCAGACGTTAAAACTCAGATCCGTACTATATATAAAGGTATTGCTTTAGCTCTGCCCAATTTTCGCTCTCGCCGGGAGCAAAATTATATTGTTGCGGAAATATCAAAAACCCTTGCGGGGGAATATGACAAGCAGCGACGCATCATCGTGGTCGAAGCTGGTACTGGTATCGGTAAATCACTGGCCTATATTTTGGGGACAAT from Shewanella sp. Choline-02u-19 encodes:
- a CDS encoding DNA polymerase II encodes the protein MTSTTNVLQTIKGRVLTRHAIHRQDGLCLQYFIATQSGPVTVELPQQEHVCFIRTIDENIINQHQELKHIRRKRLTLKSFQHEDVTALYTRDLRHQRNLIRIAKDQGIELFESDIKAEHRFLIERFIALDAEFSGHFEPAVQGAQPRFIANKARRAEAVQSLKAISFDFECSFSGELYSVGLYGQTETGVVFEKVIMVGAPQPVEVDYIQWVENEPALIHQLIAWFADYDPDIIIGWAVVTFDLALLYRRAKHHGIPLTIGRSNQNLSWKVDDKYRPETLRLPGRVVLDGIDWLKAAFYQFDRYSLEFVSRALLDEGKAIDNVGNRMDEINDLFANDKPALAHYNLTDSRLVWDIFEKTQLFEFAIERAKLTGLELGRVGASVAAFMNLYLPHLHRSGYIAPSAPASDGIESPGGYVMDSVPGLYRHILVLDFKSLYPSIIRTFLIDPKGLVESLHQQESDTVEGYLGARFSRKEPILPRLIKHLSEQRELAKINHNAPLSQAIKIIMNSLYGVLGSRGCVFHDAKLASSITMRGHEIMKQTRSWIEEEGFEVIYGDTDSTFVWLGNDFDESKVQATGKELASKINQLWLQRLTDKFGIDSFLELEFETHFEQFFMPTLRGSAEGSKKRYVGTKKDGLGKTTLVFKGMEQVRSDWSPLARRVQYELYERLFNQQDIEAYIKLTIDQLNSGALTEELVFVKNLRRNLEDYTAKSSPHLKAARILFEATGDQSVTKKGARIEYVMTTSGAEPLSHQKSPIDIDYYIDRQLGPIAEPILSIMNKSFSKVTSNQMTLI